The Halotia branconii CENA392 region AATTCCCAAAACCAGAAATCACAGTTGCTTATGATGTCGATAAAGATGCTGCTGCTGCACAACGCAAAAAACAGTTTGCCAGAGCGGAAGCATCAAGGCTCTTAGTAGCAGGCGCACATTTGCCCTTTCCAGGTGTTGGGCATCTCCGCGCAGCAGAGCGAGGCTATGCCTGGGTGCCAGTGGATTACCGATGGCGTGAACCCTAACTCACAGAGCCTGAAGGATTGCAACCTGTCGCATTTGCAGGGTGTGAAAAACCCTGTAATTCGCTGTTGAGTCACTCTAACATGATAATCTAGAAAAAAGTTGAGACAAATTAATCCGTTGAGTTCTAAGAACAAGGTTTATGACAAGCAACCTGATTAGCTTGCTCGACCTCAGCCAACGATTGAATAAAGCTCCGGCCTTATCCAGTCGGCAAATGGGCTGGAACGGGGTTTTGGTTGAGCAGTGCAACGGTTCTTCGTCATCCTTTGAAATGGAACTTCCTGCCCTAGCCGATCATTGGCTCAACTTACATCTGGGACACCCTACTCCTTTAATCCAGAAACGTGACGATCGCCTGCATGAGTCAGTCATTAAAAAGGGGGACACTATCCTTGTTCCAGCTGGACAACGGAGCTACTGGCATCGGCACGAGGGTGTTATTTGCGATCCACTGCACATTTGCTTAAAACCAGAGTTGATCGCGCAAGTTGCTGAAACATCGAATCTCAATAGCGATCGGATCGACCTGATCAACTGTTTTTCTCAGCATGACCTGCAATTGCACAATATCGCCATGCTGCTTTTAGCTGAGTTGCAGTCAGGCGGTGTAATGGGGCGGCTTTATGTTGAATCATTGATCCAAATCTTGGTCATTCATCTACTGCGACACTATTCCACCTTAACGCAACCCATTACGTTTGAAGGCAGAAACTTAACTCGTACACAATTGCAACGGGCAATTGATTATATTCACGCTTATCTGAATCGAGATTTATCGCTAGCTGAACTGGCAAGCGTCGTCAATATCAGCCCCACTTACTTCGCGAGTTTATTCAAGCAAGCGATAGGAATTTCACCGCATCAGTATGTGATTCAACAGCGCGTGGAACAAGCAAAATTGATGCTGAAGAAAACAGATTTAGCGATAACCCTTCGGGATAGCTTCGCTTACCGCAGACATTGCCTTACAAGTCGGTTTTTCTAGTCAAAGCCATCTGACGCAACAGTTTAAGCGAATCACTGGAATGACTCCAAGGCAGGTTCGCTAAGTTCATAAGAATCTAATAAAGTGTCGTAAGAATCTGAAAGAAGTCAAGCATTGGAACTCAATACACTTTATATAGATAGAACCAGGAAAATCCAATACAGACAGCACCGCATATAGAGCAATATACAACTGCTTCATACTTTTGTCACTTAATCTAGTACAGACCCAAAAGGATATCCTTTCCTTGGGTAAACCTACTAGCTGAAAATGCAGTCGTTGATTTTCTTAGTGGTGTTCTAGATTTGTTG contains the following coding sequences:
- a CDS encoding AraC family transcriptional regulator, which gives rise to MTSNLISLLDLSQRLNKAPALSSRQMGWNGVLVEQCNGSSSSFEMELPALADHWLNLHLGHPTPLIQKRDDRLHESVIKKGDTILVPAGQRSYWHRHEGVICDPLHICLKPELIAQVAETSNLNSDRIDLINCFSQHDLQLHNIAMLLLAELQSGGVMGRLYVESLIQILVIHLLRHYSTLTQPITFEGRNLTRTQLQRAIDYIHAYLNRDLSLAELASVVNISPTYFASLFKQAIGISPHQYVIQQRVEQAKLMLKKTDLAITLRDSFAYRRHCLTSRFF